The sequence TAATCAAAAAAGTCCGCGTATAGGAATCTTGGTGCCCTCTTTTAATAACCAGATTTTCTCCGATCTATTGGCGGGTATTGAGTCAGTGACTGCCGCCAGTGGATACCAAACGCTGGTAGTCAATTATAACTACAGTAAAGAGCGCGAAGAGGAGCAGATCATTAATCTGCTCTCCTGCCAGATCTCCGGGTTGATACTCACAGACTCCGAACATACCTTACGTGCTGATAAATATCTGAATGCCTCCGAAATTCCAATCGCCCAAGTGATGGATCTGGAGCCGCAATTTAATCGTATCACGGTCGGATTCAATAATTATCAGGCCGCCTATGACATGACGGCAACCCTACTCGCCAGTGGAAAACAGAATATTGTCTATTTCGGTTCCATGTCTGATGTGCGGGATCGCAAACGTTATCAAGGTTATAGTCAGGCAATGAGTGATGCTAATTTCACGCCATTACATATTACGCCGAATAAAGTCTCTTCCGTTTCTATTGGTGCCGGGATGTTGGCATTGGCACGACAAATGTATCCGCAGGTTGATGCTATTTTCTGTACCAATGATGATATGGCCGTGGGGGTGTTACAAGAGTGCTTGAAGCTGGGCATGGCGATACCCGCTGAAATGGCTATTTCCGGTTTTCATGGGCTGGATATTGGTCAGGCAACCACGCCGGTGCTGGCCAGTGTTACCACGCCACGTTTTGAAATGGGTAAAGTTGCCGCTGAGATTTTGATTAAAAAAATCAAAAAAATCCCGACAATTGAGCAGGTTGACCTACATTATCGGATTTCACTCGGTGGGACGATTTAAGGTTCCAGCCATTTCTGTAGGGATGCTCGTCTCTTATTTTCTGCCATTGTGCTGTGCAATGGCAGCCACTCACTTTCCTCTGTCTCCCTTGCTTATGTTTTATTCCCGCCATAACAAATGACCGCTATCGATAACATTTCAATTAATGCCTTACATGAATTTTTAACGCGTACCTGATTAGCTGAAACAATTCAGCCTTGGCAATGATAGCTGGGTCACGTTACCGGTAACATGTTTTCTTAACATGATTTACAGTGACCCACATCACAAAATAAAACATTGAAAACAGGTCTCATAACGACATTCGCTGAATGGCTACATCATCCGATGATTCCCTGTCGCCATTCTGGTTTCTTTGATTTATTGACATGGTCAGGTACTCATAATGAAAAACAGTACGCAATCTGTATTAATTATCGCCCCGGTAATGGACTATTTGACGGAGAAATTGGAACAAAACTTTACTGTTCACAAACTCTTCCAGATAGCGGATCACGCGGAGTTTCTGGCTGAGCAGGGCAAGAATATTAAAGGTATTGTGACTCGTGGTGATATTGGCGTGACCAACGAAGTGTTGGCGTTATTACCTGAAGTAGAGATTATCTCAATCTTCGGCGTTGGGACGGATGCTGTCGATCTGGATTATACCCGTGAGCGTAAGATCATTGTGACTACCACGCCGGGTGTGCTGACAGACGATGTGGCTGATACCGCGCTGGGGCTCATTATTGCCACCTCTCGCCGCTTATGTCAGGCCGATAAATTCCTGCGTGCCGGTCAGTGGCCGCATAGCAGCTTACCTCTATCGTCCAAAGTGACTGGAAAACGTCTGGGCGTATTTGGGATGGGCCGCATTGGTCAAGCCATTGCCCGCCGTGCTGCGGGTTTCGATATGCAAATTGCCTACACTGATACAGTGCATATCGAAAGCCTGCCATACCAATATGTGCCTGATTTAATCAGCCTCGCGCAACAGAGCGATATTCTGGTGGTGGCTATCTCTGGTGGGAAAGACAGTGCGGGCCTGATTGATAAAACCGTTTTTGCCGCGCTGCCCAATCATGCGATTCTGATCAATATTGCCCGTGGCAGCATGGTTAATCAGGATGATTTAATTCATGCGCTGCAACAGCAAGATATTGGCGGTGCGGGTCTGGATGTCTTTGCTGATGAGCCTAATGTGCCACAAGCATTAATCGAAATGGAAAATGTGGTACTGCTGCCGCATATTGCCAGCGCCACCCAAGAGACCCGTATTCAAATGAGCGATATTGTTTTTGCTAATATCCTCGCCCATTTCTCCGGAGAGGAAGCACCAACGGCCATTCATTATTAATACCCGTCATCTTTCAATTTGTAGGTGTGTTAGCTGCGTTCAATAACCCGAATTACTTACTGATGTAAGCTCATCGGGATTATCTCGCTTGCCGCCTTCCTACATCTTGAAATTTATTTGGTATATAAATGATGCAAAAAACATTTCTTTTAATTTAATTAAAAACTGCAAATATTCCCTATTTGCTTTCGGTATTCCCTGCATCTTTATGCATGATGCAGGGTAATACTTGGCTATTATCATGAGGCGTATATATATGGACAGTAAGATCCCTAATGCCCGTTGGTTCCGCGTTATTGTGCCAATAATGATTGCTTGTATTATTTCTTTTATGGACCGGGTCAATATTAGTTTTGCGCTACCGGGCGGTATGGAGAGTGATCTGGCGATTACCAGCCAAATGGCCGGTTTAGCGGGCGGTATCTTCTTTATTGGTTATCTCTTTTTACAAGTCCCTGGTGGCCGTATTGCGGTACATGGCAGCGGCAGAAAATTCATTGCTTATTCACTGGCGGTTTGGGCCGTCGTCTCAATTCTGACCGGTTTTGTCACCAATCATTATCAACTTTTATTCTTGCGCTTTGTGCTGGGGGTGTCTGAGGGCGGTATGCTACCGGTGGTTTTGACCATGGTGAGCAACTGGTTCCCGGAACGCGAAATCGGCCGCGCCAATGCTTTTGTCATGATGTTCGCGCCCATTGGCGGCATGTTCACCGCACCTCTGTCTGGCTTTATTATCAATGCGCTCGACTGGCGCTGGCTCTTCTTCCTCGAAGGTTCTCTCTCCGCCGTGGTGCTGATTATGTGGTGGTTTGTTATCAGTGACCGCCCTGAAGAGGCTAAATGGCTATCGGTAAAAGAGCGCGACTATCTGGTCACTGAACTGTCACGGGAACGGGCTGAGCGGATGCTCGATGCGCCTGTGACCAATGCCCCATTGAAAGCCGTGTTCCTGAATAAAGGGCTGATGAAACTGGTGGCGCTGAACTTCTTTTATCAAACCGGGGATTATGGCTACACCCTATGGCTACCCACCATTTTGAAAAATCTGACCGGCGGTAATATGGCCTCGGTCGGCATTCTGGCAATCCTGCCGTTTATCGCCACCACCGCCGGTATTTATGCCATCTCTACCCTGTCGGATAGAACCGGCAAACGCCGTCTGTTGATTATGATTTCACTGTTCTGCTTCGCCGCCGGGCTGGTGACCTCGGTGATTTTCCGCCACGACGTGTTGATCTCCTATCTGGCCCTGGTGGTGTGCGGATTCTTCCTCAAAGCCGCCACCAGTCCATTCTGGTCAATTCCGGGCCGCATTGCCGTGCCGGAAGTGGCGGGGGGCGCACGTGGTGTCATCAATGGTTTAGGGAATCTGGGCGGATTCTGCGGGCCGTATCTGGTCGGCGTGATGATCTTCTTCTACGGCCAAAGTGCGGCAGTCTGCATGTTAGCTGGCTCATTGATTATCGCCGGGTTGATTACACTGACCCTACCGAAAGAGTGCGATGTTGAAGTCAACACGCAGGCGAAAGGTGCCGTAGGCAAAGGTGTGATCAAGGTTAAACGCGCTTAAATCCGGTAGGGGGTAGCGGCTGGAAACAGTGACACCCCCTGCTGTTTATCACCGGAGAATGTCATGAATTTACAGCAGCAACTCACTTACTGCCAACAGCACCAACAACTTTTGCAACTGATGCACTTTGATCACGACATCGCCTGGCAGTTAGGTGAAAAAATTAAGCGGCAAGCTGAACAACAAGGGGCGGCATTGGCTATCGATATTACTGTCAATCGCCAAAGCGTATTCAGTTATGCCATGCCCGGCACCAGTGCCGAAAATCAGGATTGGTTGCGGCGTAAACGTAATGTGGTGGAGCTATTGAATACCAGCTCTTATGCTGCGGGATTGATGCTACAACAGCGCCAAACCTCTCTGGAAGCGCGCTATGGAGTGAGTCTGCGCGACTACGCCGCATTGGGTGGTGGCTTCCCACTCCAGATTAAACATACGGGGATTATTGGCAGCGTTAATGTTTCCGGTGCGCCACATCTGGATGATCATAATTTGCTGTTACAGGTACTGGCGGACTTCATCGGCCTACCTGTGGGCAGCATTGAGCTTTTGGCTCCCCTGAGCGAATAAGGAATGGCGATGAACCCGACTCTCACCCGCGTCACGCAGCGTATTACGGCGCGATCTGCGGCGACCCGCACGGCCTACCTGCAACGTATCAGTGCGGCGAAAGAAAATACCGTTCACCGCTCACAACTGGCCTGCGGCAATTTGGCGCACGGTTTCGCCGCGTGTCAGCCGGAGGATAAAGCCTCGCTAAAGAATATGGTGCGCAGTGATATCGCTATCATAACGTCCTATAACGACATGCTATCCGCTCATCAGCCTTATGAATCTTACCCGCAACAACTGAAAGCAGCACTGCATGAAGTCGGTGCTGTCGGGCAGGTGGCAGGGGGCGTTCCTGCCATGTGTGATGGCGTGACACAAGGGCAGGATGGGATGGAGTTGTCGCTGATGAGCCGCGATGTGATTGCCATGTCAGCGGCGATCGGCCTGTCACACAATATGTTTGATGGCGCACTCTATCTTGGGGTATGCGACAAAATTGTGCCGGGATTGTTGATGGCTGCCCTCTCATTCGGCCACTTACCGGCGGTTTTTGTCCCCGCAGGGCCAATGGCAACCGGCCTCTCCAATAAAGAGAAAGTGCGAGTTCGCCAACTGTTTGCGGAGGGCAAAGTTGACCGAAATGCCCTGTTGGAGGCGGAGTCTGCCTCTTATCACAGCGCGGGCACCTGCACTTTTTACGGCACTGCCAACTCCAATCAGATGGTGATGGAGGTGATGGGGCTGCACTTGCCCGGCTCCTCCTTTATCCAACCCAATACCCCATTGCGGGATGCACTCACCGCCGCTGCTGCGCGTCAGGTCACTCGTCTGACGGAGAACAGCGGGCACTATCTGCCTATTGGTCAGTTGGTGGATGAAAAAGTGGTGGTCAACGGCATTGTGGCGCTACTGGCAACGGGTGGCTCGACGAATCACACCATGCATCTGGTGGCGATGGCGCGTTCAGCGGGCATTATGATCGATTGGGATGATTTTTCCGAGTTGTCAGAGGTGGTGCCGCAGTTATGTCGCATCTACCCCAATGGCCCTGCGGATATCAACTATTTTCAGGCGGCAGGCGGGGTCGCCTTGCTAATAAAAGAGCTGCTGGAAGGCGGTTTAGTGCATGAAGATGTCCACACTGTGGCAGGATTTGGTCTGCATCGTTATACACAAGAGCCGTATTTGGAGGAGGGGCAACTGCAATGGCGGCGTGGCCCACAGCACTCACTGGATGACGCGGTTATTGCCAGTATCGCCCAGCCTTTCTCGCCTCACGGCGGCACCAAAGTCTTGAGTGGTAATCTGGGGCGGGCAGTGATGAAAACCTCGGCCGTTCCTCGTGATCATCAAATTATTGAGGGGCCAGCGGTGGTGTTTGAAAGCCAGCATGACGTCGGGGCTGCCTTTGACTCTGGCGAGCTAAACCGCGACTGTGTGGTGGTGGTGCGCTATCAAGGGCCACGGGCCATTGGTATGCCGGAGTTACATAAATTGATGCCACCACTGGGGGTATTATTGGATCGCGGCTTTAAGGTGGCGCTGGTCACTGATGGCCGCCTGTCCGGCGCGTCAGGTAAGGTGCCCTCGGCTATCCATGTGACCCCCGAAGCCTATTGCGGCGGCCTATTGGCAAAAATTCGCAATGGTGATCGGGTGCGAGTTGATGGTGTCAGTGGTGAGCTTTTGCTGCTGGTGGATGAAGCGGAGTTGGCAGCACGCCAGCCAACATTGCCGGATATCTCGGCATTCCATGTAGGATGCGGCCGTGAGCTGTTTGGCGCACTACGTGAACAATTGACTGGGGCGGAGCAGGGAGCATGCTGCATTCGTTTTTAGTGATACATTTTTTTTGTAATAAATGTGTGGCAGAGGGCGATGAACTCGTCTTTTGCCCTACAGATTAATCCTGAAAAAACCCATCCCCGCTTATTCCAGCTATTTTCGACTATCCTTATGAGATGCTCTTTTTTCACTCATGGAGAACGTATATGAATCGAGATAAAGAACAGCAAACCTCGCTGGAAGATGATCTGACGATGCTGACGGATACTCTGGAGGAGGTATTGCGCTTCGCCGGCAAGATGACCGATGAAAGCTATCAGGAAATCAAAGACCGAGCGGAGAAAGCATTAAAGGAGGTACAGAACCGTTTGAGTGGCCGCAGTGAATGCTATATCAAACGGGCCAAGGCATTGGCGTGCTGTACTGATGATTATGTCCGCGAAAAACCTTGGTGTAGTGTGGGAATCGGCGCGACTGTCGGGTTGGTGGTCGGATTATTACTGGCGCGGCGCTAAACTATGTTCGTTCAATAATAACTATTATTGACTATTTAAGTGAAATTATTTAAATATTATCATCGGCCCTTAATTGGGCCGTTTTTTATTGTTAAGAACTAATTAAGAAGTGTAAATTTCCTCATGCAATGCTCTGGTAAAGTTGACATGGAGTTTTTTTTGTACATAATTTAACCCCGCAATTTATTAATCTTGATTTATTTCTTTATTCCACTTAATTGTTGTTTTTTATTTGTTTCATTTATTACATTTAGGATAACTCATTTTTAATAAAATGCTAATAGAGGTATTTGTGTGATATTTATATAGTGGGAGTTTATATATATGCATCATTGGCAATGTGCATCTACATTATTCCGTCCATTACTTTTATCCACCATCATCAGTAATCTATTCTGGTCTGGGTTTAGTGTTGCAGAAGATCGTAAGCTGACTTATTCATCTACCATTACTGACCCATCATCAATTGCATTGTCTGATGCTATCAAAGGAGATGGTAATTATAACGCCACTGTTAATGTCGATAACCCCAATGGTTCACTTGAGGTGTATATCGGCCAAACAGAAACTAACAACAAAACCTATGATGTCGGGGACTACTCCGTTAATATTCAAGGGCAGAATAATACAGCGGCTAGTCCATACACGGCATTCTTTGGTTTGGCTGCCGATAGAAATAACACTGTTTCATTAAATAGCTTCAGTTTTAATAATAACCTGATGGTGGGTGATGCTCATCACCATAATAGCACGGCGCTGATTGCCTCTAACGGCTCTAAGGTGACCATCAACGGCAAAGTTTATATTAATTCACTTGTCGAAATGGAGACCAGTGGGGCAAGTAGCGCAACAGCGGCAAATAATGGTCTGTATGCCACGGGGGCTGGCTCGACGATTACCGCGAATAGTGGTGATGTCTATATTAATACCTACGGCAAAAACTTTTTCGAAGTATTGACTCAAAATGGCACTTACCCCAGTGGCAGTTCGAAAAGTGATGCCGTTAGCGGTAAACATGGGGGTCAGGTCACCATTAACCAAACCGGTAATTATCAGGTTAACTTGCTGGGTAATCTGGACCTCGGTGATGATTTTGTTAATCGCGGTAGCAT comes from Yersinia mollaretii ATCC 43969 and encodes:
- a CDS encoding substrate-binding domain-containing protein, with protein sequence MKNQRVTLQDIALLAGVTKMTVSRYLRTPEKVAPETGERIAQVMAEVNYSADSEGETGLNQKSPRIGILVPSFNNQIFSDLLAGIESVTAASGYQTLVVNYNYSKEREEEQIINLLSCQISGLILTDSEHTLRADKYLNASEIPIAQVMDLEPQFNRITVGFNNYQAAYDMTATLLASGKQNIVYFGSMSDVRDRKRYQGYSQAMSDANFTPLHITPNKVSSVSIGAGMLALARQMYPQVDAIFCTNDDMAVGVLQECLKLGMAIPAEMAISGFHGLDIGQATTPVLASVTTPRFEMGKVAAEILIKKIKKIPTIEQVDLHYRISLGGTI
- a CDS encoding 2-hydroxyacid dehydrogenase, producing MKNSTQSVLIIAPVMDYLTEKLEQNFTVHKLFQIADHAEFLAEQGKNIKGIVTRGDIGVTNEVLALLPEVEIISIFGVGTDAVDLDYTRERKIIVTTTPGVLTDDVADTALGLIIATSRRLCQADKFLRAGQWPHSSLPLSSKVTGKRLGVFGMGRIGQAIARRAAGFDMQIAYTDTVHIESLPYQYVPDLISLAQQSDILVVAISGGKDSAGLIDKTVFAALPNHAILINIARGSMVNQDDLIHALQQQDIGGAGLDVFADEPNVPQALIEMENVVLLPHIASATQETRIQMSDIVFANILAHFSGEEAPTAIHY
- a CDS encoding MFS transporter, with the translated sequence MDSKIPNARWFRVIVPIMIACIISFMDRVNISFALPGGMESDLAITSQMAGLAGGIFFIGYLFLQVPGGRIAVHGSGRKFIAYSLAVWAVVSILTGFVTNHYQLLFLRFVLGVSEGGMLPVVLTMVSNWFPEREIGRANAFVMMFAPIGGMFTAPLSGFIINALDWRWLFFLEGSLSAVVLIMWWFVISDRPEEAKWLSVKERDYLVTELSRERAERMLDAPVTNAPLKAVFLNKGLMKLVALNFFYQTGDYGYTLWLPTILKNLTGGNMASVGILAILPFIATTAGIYAISTLSDRTGKRRLLIMISLFCFAAGLVTSVIFRHDVLISYLALVVCGFFLKAATSPFWSIPGRIAVPEVAGGARGVINGLGNLGGFCGPYLVGVMIFFYGQSAAVCMLAGSLIIAGLITLTLPKECDVEVNTQAKGAVGKGVIKVKRA
- a CDS encoding heme-degrading domain-containing protein — protein: MNLQQQLTYCQQHQQLLQLMHFDHDIAWQLGEKIKRQAEQQGAALAIDITVNRQSVFSYAMPGTSAENQDWLRRKRNVVELLNTSSYAAGLMLQQRQTSLEARYGVSLRDYAALGGGFPLQIKHTGIIGSVNVSGAPHLDDHNLLLQVLADFIGLPVGSIELLAPLSE
- the edd gene encoding phosphogluconate dehydratase, whose amino-acid sequence is MNPTLTRVTQRITARSAATRTAYLQRISAAKENTVHRSQLACGNLAHGFAACQPEDKASLKNMVRSDIAIITSYNDMLSAHQPYESYPQQLKAALHEVGAVGQVAGGVPAMCDGVTQGQDGMELSLMSRDVIAMSAAIGLSHNMFDGALYLGVCDKIVPGLLMAALSFGHLPAVFVPAGPMATGLSNKEKVRVRQLFAEGKVDRNALLEAESASYHSAGTCTFYGTANSNQMVMEVMGLHLPGSSFIQPNTPLRDALTAAAARQVTRLTENSGHYLPIGQLVDEKVVVNGIVALLATGGSTNHTMHLVAMARSAGIMIDWDDFSELSEVVPQLCRIYPNGPADINYFQAAGGVALLIKELLEGGLVHEDVHTVAGFGLHRYTQEPYLEEGQLQWRRGPQHSLDDAVIASIAQPFSPHGGTKVLSGNLGRAVMKTSAVPRDHQIIEGPAVVFESQHDVGAAFDSGELNRDCVVVVRYQGPRAIGMPELHKLMPPLGVLLDRGFKVALVTDGRLSGASGKVPSAIHVTPEAYCGGLLAKIRNGDRVRVDGVSGELLLLVDEAELAARQPTLPDISAFHVGCGRELFGALREQLTGAEQGACCIRF
- a CDS encoding DUF883 family protein, with the protein product MNRDKEQQTSLEDDLTMLTDTLEEVLRFAGKMTDESYQEIKDRAEKALKEVQNRLSGRSECYIKRAKALACCTDDYVREKPWCSVGIGATVGLVVGLLLARR